In Spodoptera frugiperda isolate SF20-4 chromosome 4, AGI-APGP_CSIRO_Sfru_2.0, whole genome shotgun sequence, a single window of DNA contains:
- the LOC118281735 gene encoding peroxisomal membrane protein PMP34: protein MAPSLFSYETLVHAIAGATGSVVGMAVFYPLDTLRSRIQVEDSKKLQGSSLELLLKLASEEGLESLYRGLAPVLQSLSVSNFVYFYTFHGLRRVSTKETSALKDLMFGLIAGSINVLLTSPLWVVNTRMKLQTSTYNSLTEGLVDLYKKEGAKGLWSGTVPSLLLVSNPAIQFMVYESLKRQLIARGMFDTFSAFLVGAVAKAVATTLTYPLQLVQSKLRAGTSLKPLFRDVKSQPLLAFRGLEAKLLQTIMTAALMFIIYEKLVRLVLTIMRVRMARH from the exons atgGCACCTTCATTATTTAGTTATGAAACTCTTGTGCATGCAATAGCAGGAGCAACG GGCAGCGTAGTTGGCATGGCCGTATTCTATCCATTAGATACATTAAGATCGAGAATAcaag ttGAAGATTCCAAGAAACTACAAGGATCATCACTGGAGCTGCTATTAAAATTAGCAAGCGAAGAAGGGCTAGAATCCTTATACCGAGGATTGGCACCCGTTTTGCAGTCTCTGTCAGTGTccaattttgtatatttttatacatttcatgGGTTACGTAGGGTGTCAACGAAAGAAACATCTGCCCTGAAAGACTTGATGTTCGGTTTAATCGCTGGAAGTATAAACGTTCTTCTTACTTCGCCACTATGGGTTGTTAATACCAGAATGAAGTTACAAACTTCAACCTACAACAGCCTAACCGAGGGATTAGTAGACCTCTACAAAAAGGAAGGAGCTAAAGGTCTGTGGTCTGGTACAGTACCCTCTTTATTACTTGTCTCTAATCCAGCAATTCAGTTTATGGTTTACGAATCGTTAAAGAGGCAACTAATAGCTAGAGGCATGTTTGATACGTTCTCTGCATTTCTTGTTGGTGCCGTGGCAAAAGCGGTAGCCACAACATTAACTTATCCATTACAATTGGTACAATCAAAACTTCGTGCTGGCACCAGTTTAAAACCTTTATTTAGAGATGTGAAATCGCAACCCTTGTTGGCGTTCCGTGGGTTAGAGGCTAAATTACTGCAAACAATCATGACAGCCGctcttatgtttattatttacgaaAAGTTAGTCCGACTAGTGCTAACGATAATGAGAGTCAGAATGGCTAGGCATTAA
- the LOC118281740 gene encoding nuclear pore complex protein Nup160 homolog, with the protein MEFLEAMPVTFKEITPNYNLPEKWKEIILNTGGTHSTLQDIKLPQKAGGYWYKDSKKICTRNRFIYWQTTSDAIELTEASLDINLTSCNLKCKVAPGTPPLSNITVYERSASRDVVILAATVSSVHRLIFPHPGTLDKKSSFGSLSSSSPSIFHDTTSINNPNNYCILNQYSNATTGVAHTCASLLRDNGEAVFALAFGHGGEGGLLLVKLPVTGSAVTTVLKRESTVPRFLSGITGALRGKSTSDGVETYGVVLTSGLAVAICGDACLRAWPLDEGGAPIAVSAPLSQTLVRPKPPPHGHMLQKTVGSDGSVILVAYLSFPNECEFVVMRMHDGGSGGVRFSHISRIFGPQLDLLDYAIGYGDGSNVIWALWSQPDGDTIITSVLVGAEASWRAVAGREAAGALPTLGSNQQYRDRLMAPGLFPPAVIRKALVIYNRTWGGTDSSGEGDLGDAAMNAVQSRLRHLTARTATPDHAHLMHKCWSDLYSWCLQYMESLQKPLGLMVSKEESDIECGWWCAVVRRAGISLICELEPLERMMLSPDVPLLDGNERSWGELSCDAVRVVVAGARWERGAGGAAAELERRLFAAAAPQHRLLPRLLHLLLAPQTSSEHDATALTLTPQQIDDLTSILEPIKDLQSAVLELNDALRLDVPDIDTTKNDDEDSGEYDGLLASDLGVAIVTEAIRQMAEMRCRVVRGALCALGAWRGAGGVPGAGHCAVHWQAYRALLWLRAAAYTPQSSGSSETFRLKLSALGAEARGPGCGGAVVWSYVRAMGGRRARSHLAAARAPTTWHQALPLLAYHLAHQLWAVSGGFEFSWWLATIDQPRLVQSYVNMLEPWCEWNACSRQFILGLALLDLDDAENAYTAFCKAAKGVSTEPFLRQLVAAPDARLTQHQALVLYYMKVIKLFEIHDAGACVVRLAETAISIADKDDPNLAMFQWVVFKWHLSGGRTARALSAAAANPAPHARHAAAATLLTTLASRRELGALVSCSALAGDAERAAAARAKLHDAHAHNPYYDFLYALHVSRHHYRKAAGVMYERAARCGAERSVSAARVRRRCLAAALTCLRLAQPDHAFLARPAESGKLLQVIGPEELAAELREEDTESLDPVQQALLRGDNIDFDMLYPKLKDADPETLLSVLKRAISTGQFLPHWFLQRYMEVDGAGCVRALLSGGRAAEAGTQCCAALRRALQVLVPSCPAAPRAAPLALADLLLAELGHHTGDPFVQQIYNELDGLVKEYTKVVIRISDDMKLARMEHAVN; encoded by the exons ATGGAGTTCTTAGAGGCAATGCCAGTTACCTTCAAGGAAATTACTCCAAACTATAATTTACCTGAAAAATGGAAAGAAATTATATTGAACACAG GTGGAACCCATAGCACTTTGCAAGATATCAAACTGCCTCAAAAAGCTGGTGGCTACTGGTACAAAGATTCCAAGAAGATTTGTACTCGTAATAGATTTATCTATTg GCAAACAACATCAGATGCTATAGAGTTAACAGAAGCGTCTCTAGACATTAATCTAACATCTTGTAATTTGAAATGTAAAGTAGCGCCAGGCACTCCGCCATTGAGTAACATTACGGTGTATGAGAGGAGTGCATCTCGAGATGTAGTTATACTGGCTGCCACTGTGTCTTCTGTACACAGACTCATATTTCCCCATCCAGGGACCTTGGATAAAAAG TCTTCATTTGGATCTCTGAGCAGTTCGTCACCATCAATATTTCATGATACAACTTCTATAAATAACCCAAACAACTATTGCATTCTCAATCAGTATTCTAATGCAA CTACAGGTGTTGCTCACACATGTGCATCTCTGTTGCGTGATAATGGTGAAGCAGTGTTTGCCCTGGCTTTTGGCCATGGAGGAGAAGGAGGTTTACTGCTTGTCAAACTGCCAGTGACCGGGTCAGCAGTCACCACAGTTTTGAAACGGGAATCTACTGTGCCACGGTTCCTATCGGGCATCACAGGAGCTTTGAG GGGCAAAAGTACCTCAGATGGTGTAGAGACATATGGAGTGGTGCTTACCAGTGGATTAGCAGTGGCAATATGTGGCGACGCTTGTCTTCGCGCATGGCCACTGGACGAGGGCGGAGCACCTATTGCAGTGTCCGCACCTCTTTCACAGACTTTAGTCAGACCAAAACCTCCTC CTCATGGTCACATGTTACAAAAAACGGTTGGATCAGATGGAAGTGTCATATTGGTGGCATACTTATCATTCCCTAATGAATGTGAGTTTGTTGTTATGAGGATGCATGATGGAGGCTCTGGAGGTGTGAGGTTCTCTCACATTAGTCGCATATTTGGTCCTCAG TTGGATCTCCTTGATTATGCTATTGGTTATGGAGATGGAAGCAATGTCATTTGGGCTCTGTGGAGTCAACCGGATGGCGATACTATAATAActa GCGTGTTAGTGGGTGCGGAGGCGTCGTGGCGCGCGGTGGCGGGGCGCGAGGCGGCGGGCGCGCTGCCGACGCTGGGCTCCAACCAGCAGTACCGCGACCGACTCATGGCGCCCGGCCTCTTCCCACCTGCCGTCATCAGGAAAGCGCTTGTG atctACAACCGCACATGGGGCGGTACGGACTCGAGTGGCGAGGGTGACCTGGGCGACGCCGCCATGAACGCAGTACAGTCTCGTCTGCGACACCTCACTGCCAGGACGGCTACACCAGACCACGCGCATCTTATGCACAA ATGCTGGTCAGACTTGTACAGCTGGTGTTTGCAGTATATGGAGAGTTTACAGAAGCCACTGGGACTTATGGTCTCAAAAGAA GAATCTGACATTGAATGTGGCTGGTGGTGTGCCGTTGTCCGTCGGGCTGGGATATCGCTAATCTGTGAACTAGAACCACTTGAAAGAATGATGCTGTCACCTGATGTACCACTGCTAGATGGAAACG AGCGGTCGTGGGGCGAGTTATCGTGCGACGCAGTGCGCGTGGTGGTGGCGGGGGCGCGCTGGGAGcgcggcgcggggggcgcggccgCCGAGCTCGAGCGGAGGCTCttcgccgccgccgcgccgcaaCACCGCCTGCTGCCGCGGCTACTGCATCTACTGCTCGCGCCGCAGACTTCCTCGGAACACGATGCAACGGCGCTG ACATTAACACCACAGCAGATAGATGACCTCACTTCCATCTTGGAACCAATCAAAGACTTACAGAGTGCAGTGCTCGAACTAAACGATGCTCTGAGACTGGATGTGCCTGACATTGATACAACTAAAA atgatgatgaagattcAGGGGAGTATGATGGTCTGTTGGCCAGTGATCTTGGCGTTGCTATAGTCACTGAGGCTATACGGCAGATGGCTGAAATGAG ATGCCGCGTGGTGCGGGGCGCGCTGTGTGCGCTGGGCGcgtggcgcggcgcgggcggagTCCCCGGCGCCGGGCACTGCGCCGTGCACTGGCAGGCCTACCGCGCGCTGCTCTGGCTGCGGGCCGCCGCATACACGCCGCA GTCATCGGGATCGTCGGAAACATTCCGTCTAAAGCTGAGCGCACTGGGCGCCGAAGCTCGCGGCCCCGGATGCGGCGGCGCGGTGGTGTGGAGCTACGTGCGCGCTatgggcgggcggcgcgcgcgctcGCACCTggccgcggcgcgcgcgcccACCACCTGGCACCAGGCGCTGCCGCTACTCGCATACCATCTCGCGCACCAACT ATGGGCCGTAAGTGGAGGCTTTGAGTTCAGTTGGTGGCTGGCCACCATCGACCAGCCTCGCTTGGTACAGAGCTACGTCAACATGTTGGAGCCTTGGTGCGAGTGGAATGCCTGCTCAC GTCAATTTATCCTGGGCTTGGCTCTGCTAGACCTGGATGACGCAGAGAATGCATACACAGCGTTCTGCAAGGCAGCTAAAGGAGTAAGCACGGAGCCCTTCCTGCGGCAACTTGTAGCGGCACCCGACGCACGACTAACGCAACATCAAGCACTCGTTCTGTATTATATGAAA GTTATAAAACTGTTTGAGATACACGACGCAGGAGCGTGTGTTGTCCGTCTTGCGGAGACTGCCATCAGCATTGCCGATAAGGATGATCCTAATTTG GCGATGTTCCAGTGGGTGGTGTTCAAGTGGCACCTGTCGGGCGGGCGCACGGCGCGCGCGCTGTCGGCCGCGGCCGCCAACCCCGCGCCGCACGCAAggcacgccgccgccgccacgctgCTCACCACTCTCG CATCTCGTCGTGAGTTGGGAGCGCTAGTGTCTTGCTCAGCGTTGGCCGGGGACGCAGAGCGCGCCGCGGCCGCTCGCGCCAAACTGCACGATGCGCACGCGCACAACCCGTACTATGACTTCTTGTATGCGTTGCATGTCTCACGACATCATTATAGAAAAG CGGCGGGAGTGATGTACGAGCGCGCGGCGCGGTGCGGCGCGGAGCGGTCGGTGTCTGCGGCGCGCGTGCGGCGCCGCTGTCTGGCCGCCGCGCTCACCTGCCTGCGCCTCGCGCAGCCAGACCACGCCTTCCTCGCCAGGCCCGCCGAGTCCGGGAAACTGCTGCAG GTTATCGGTCCTGAGGAACTAGCCGCCGAGCTTCGAGAAGAAGACACCGAGTCGTTGGATCCCGTACAACAAGCGTTACTCC GAGGTGATAACATCGACTTCGACATGTTATACCCAAAACTGAAAGACGCTGATCCAGAAACTCTGCTCTCAGTATTAAAGAGAGCTATAAGTACTGGCCAGTTTCTACCACACTGGTTCCTACAAAGATACATG GAGGTGGACGGCGCAGGCTGTGTGCGCGCGCTACTAAGCGGCGGTCGCGCGGCGGAGGCGGGCACGCAGTGCTGCGCGGCACTGCGGCGCGCGCTGCAGGTGCTCGTGCCCAGCTgccccgccgcgccgcgcgccgcgccgctcGCACTGGCGGACCTACTACTCGCAGAGCTCGGACACCATACTGGGGACCCATTCGTGCAACAG aTTTACAATGAGTTAGATGGATTGGTTAAGGAATACACTAAAGTTGTTATAAGAATTTCCGACGATATGAAACTGGCGCGAATGGAGCATGCAGTCAATTAG